ActaagtagctgtgtgaccttgggcaatttacttaatctctcttgaattttattttcctcatttctatAAGTTGGGAGTGCCAGTTTGTGGCtccataaatattagctattaacttccattaaaagaaaaatctctacTCATAGGAGAGGAAAACTGTTAGTGAATTGAGAACCTGCCACAATAGCTGTTGATATATGAGAACTAGAATATTACACAATAAACAAAGAGCATAGATAAGGGCACTGAGTGCTATAAAGCCAGTAGTCTGGGATTCTGTTATCCTGGTCCATTATCATATTTGTTTAACTTTGAGCTGATATTGTAAGCTgttaaagtactttttttttttttttttttttttttggtggatgtGAGATGATTTCCCTCAGGGTTCTGGAGCTTGGAAATGTTTAGGATCAGTATTCTGACCTGAAAGGCAGCATGTATGTGGTTATAAACCATCCCAAATTAGAGTAAGAGGCTTTAGCACAGATATTGGAATAGAAAGTAAATAATACTctattttttctctagttgtcatTTGTACCTGCTTAGAGAATGAATCTGAATCTTTGCTTAGgataaaatgtaattaaagactaagtgcattttttttttctgtacgcgggcctctcactgctgtggcctctcctgttgcggagcgcaggctcagcggccacagctcacgggcccagccgctccatggcatgtgggatcctccaggaccggggcacaaacccgtgtcccctgcatcggcaggtggactcttaaccactgtgccaccagggaagccctaagtgcaTTATTTTTAAGCTGTGTCCTGATTTATTTGCACTGGGTAAGCAGTGATAGCAGTATGCAAATCTGGGACATCCGAGCCTAAAAATAATCTTGAAACACTAGCTTGgaaattctctgtactttctttGATTTAACTTCAAGTAACGTGTACATTCCggaaggacacagcagtgagatgtAATACTGTGTTCTTCCCTTGCAGTGGGTAATTCCAGAATTGGTTGGCCATACTGTTGTCACTGTATTAATGCTCATTTCATTGCACTGGTTCATCTTCCTTCTCAACTTGCCTGTTGCCACTTGGAATATATATCGGTGAgtacagtttgtttatttatatatatgagtaCTGGTAGCAtaaagttcacccatttaaacTATACTATCCAGTATGTTTTTGGTATATTTATAGATGtaagcaaccatcaccacaacatatttaagaacattttcatcacccccaaaagaatccGTATGTCCTTTAACAGTCACTCCCCTCCCCGAGCTCTAGGCAACtgctattctactttctgtctttgtaaAATAACCTGTTCTGGACAGACATATCATTTAAAAGAGATCAATATGTGATCttttatggcttctttcacttagcataatattttcagggttcatccatgctgtgtcatgtatcagtactttattcctttttattgtggaatattccattgtatggcaatactacattttgtttatccatttgcagtgcatgggcatttgagttgtttccactttttgcctGTTATGAATAATTctactgtgaacattcatgtgcatttttttttcgttaaaattgttcttttaatttaccAAAATGCAATGTaatcatgtgtctttttttttattattaacgtctttattggagtataattgctctacaatggtgtgttagtttctgctttataacaaagtgaatcagccatacatatacatatatccccatatctcctccctcttgcatctccctcccaccctccctatcccacctctctaggtggtcacaaagcaccgagctgatctccctgtgctatgcggttgcttcccactagctatcgattttacatttggtagtgtatatatctccataCCACTCttttacttcgtcccagctttcccttccccctccccgtgtcctcaaatccattctctacgtctgtgtcattattcctgccctgcccctgggttcttcagaactttttttttttttttttagattccatatatatgtgttagcatatggtatttgtttttctctttctgacttacttcactctgtatgacagactctaggtccatccacctcactacaaataactcaattttgtttctttttatggctgagtaatattccattgtatatatgtgccacatcttctttatccattcatctgtcattggacacttaggttgcttccatatcctggctattgtaaatagagctgcaatgaacattgtggtacatgactctttttgaattatggttttcttagggtatatgcccagtggtgggattgctggatcatatagtagttctgtttttagttttttaaggaacctccatactattctccatagtggctgtattaatttacgttcccaccaacagtgcaagagggttcccttttctccacaccctctccagcatttattgtttgtagattttttgatgaaggccgttctgacaggtgtgaggtgatatctcactgtagttttgctttgcatttctctaatgattagtgatgttgaacatcctttcatgttcatgtgcatatttttgtgtggacatatattttcatttcttttaggagtggaattgctgggtcatatggtaactctatggtttgaccttttgaggaactacctGAGTGTTCAAAAGCAGCTGTACtattttacgttcccaccaactgtgtaggaaggttacagtttctccacatccctgccaacactttttgttgtgtcttttttattttagctgtcTTATtgaatgtgaagtggtatctcattgtggtttcgattaacattccctagtgactaatgatattgagtattttttaatgtgcttattagccattcatatatcttctttggtctatatgtttttaattaatttcttttttattgaattatagttcatgtacaatattatatgttacaggtgtacagtatggtgattcacaatttttagaggttatactccatttatagttattatagaatGTTGGTTATAttctgtgttgtacagtatatccttgtagcttattttatacatttgctGCGTATGTTTTTGATTAGCTAAGTTGGCATGATATAAATTATTCTTTGGGAAGATTTTTCTGGAAGCATTATATAGTATTGATTGGATGGAGAAGAGGCAGGAGGTAGGGAAACCATTTCAGAGACGGGGGTGAGATAATATAGTACTGGAATAGAGTTGTGATAGTGGGAATGAAAGAGACAGGGTTATGTAAATGGTgataggaaggaagaatggaCAAGAGTTTAACCTACTGCCTATGAAAGATGAAGAGAGAAGTCAGAATTGAGTAAGAGAAAGTTTTTAAGGACTACTGAGGAAGTGGTGACACTCCTGTTAGATAAGCTAGCAGTCAGAGAAGGATAAGACTCTTTGAGACTACAGATGGTCCTCAATTTACAATAGTTTGACTTCTGATTTTTCGACTTTATGATGGTGTGAGAATGGTACGCATTTCAGTACAAACcatatttcaaattttgaattttgatctgtTTCTGGACTAGCGATATGCGGTATGAAACTCTCTTGTAATGTTATAAAATAGACTTTGTATTAGacgattttgcccaactgtaggctaatgtaagtgtcctgagcatgtttaaggtaggctaggctaagctgtgATGTTCGGTATGTTAGGTGTATTAATTGCATTTTCAATTTTCGATGGGTTTATCATGATATATGATAATGTGATGATATTTCCTCGACTTACAATGGTAAGTCGAGGAAAATAGGTATTGAGTTGAGATGCTATCCAGATATTCATTTGTAAATACCGTATATACCGTTTATTCAGCCATAGATGGGCTACTAGGATTTGGGGGAGAATTTAAGATTTGTGAAACTCAGAGAGCCATTAGCATTTCACAGAAGTCATAATTGAGAAAACAAATGTGTGGCGAGAGTGAGGAACCCAAGGTTGGACTAGAAGAAGCTTGGACATGAGAGAAGAGGTCATGATCAGTGCTAGGTTAGGACATGCATGCTGTGCAGATGGCACAGTTGGGATGCGGAAGCCTAGACACTTAAACTCACTGATCCTCTCAAAGTACCCCAGTTTTCTTACTTGTAAAAGGAATCATTTGGGGAAGAAGGAGAAGATTATCACATGTAATACTATATACACagtggtatttaataaatatgaaatgttaTGTGTTATCTCAAGAGGCCCAAAGACTCCATAGTGTGTTAAACACAGTATCTTCaagattgttttttttaagtttgagtcTGAGTCTGTGGGAGCAGTGAGTTGAATTGGTCTGGATTTGGAACTCAGCGTGTGCTTACTGTGCCCTTTATGTTCCGTATTGACTTTGTAGCCCTGTTCTCATTCCCCCACTGTGGTCATACCTCCATCACTATAAAATGTACATCTCTTATTtgtcaaaatattattatttaatttaatatttaaattgaaataaaatttatattttaattaaattaatctgtattttttaagagTCATGTAAAGTTAGGTGCTGCGTTTGCATCTGAACTCTCCATTTATTGTCTTAACTGAAGAGGAGTTTTATTTTACCACAGTAGCATTTATTCTAAATCATTTCTGTTCTGTCTTCTTTAAATTGCTCTTTTAAAGTAGGTACCATTTATTAACCATGCAGATTGAGACATATCTGTTGATCAGCAGGAGCACCAAAGATGAGGATTCTATTTGGGATATAGAATCTCTCTTTTTAgtatcatctgtgaaatgggaataactaTGTTTGACACAAAGATGTAAGTGTTAAACAGAAAGACAGCTTACAGAGATGTTGTAAAGGTGAAGGGAATTGCATTAATTAAGTTAGAACCTTGTAGATAAAGAAGTTTCTAAGAACTTGATAAAGTTGGTTTGGTTTTGGGGCCCCCTTCATTTGTGTCTCATGGAAGACAGCTATAGGTCTTACCGATTCAGTAGTTTTCTACAGAAGATGGGTAAAAGGGTCTCAGTGCATAAAATATCCTTCTCTAGAGTGTTAATGTATTTGTTTCAGGGGGGCAGAAATTACACCTAAAATTAATAGTGTTTTCAAAGGAAGACTAAGTCATGGCCTGTGACATCATTATAATACCCTGTCCATATTTGGTCATATAAGGCTGCTGTGATTGGTTCATTTTTGAAGGTTGATTATTACTGGTTtacttatttttgaatatttatgcTGATGATTTGATTTTCCTTCTAATGTGTGTGCATCCTTTAATTTACCAGGTTCATTATGGTGCCAAGTGGTAACATGGGAGTGTTTGATCCAACAGAAATACACAATCGAGGGCAGCTGAAGTCACACATGAAAGAAGCCATGATCAAGCTTGGTTTCCACCTGCTCTGTTTCTTCATGTATCTTTATAGGTGAGTTTACAGTCCTGGCATTTTCCTGGATGCCATATGCCTGCTTTTGATGGGTGAGGTATTACTATACTGTAGGATTTTGTATTAACATTGCAGAGATTTGGGGGATTATGTGAATTTCTTGTGGCTGTGTAGATTTTTTATGTCATGTCATTGAATCAGGATTCCATTCTGTCTGACCTGGAGTAGAGTTACTCCATGTTATTAGTTATTCCTTAGCTGTTGAGGCTATCAACATGCTTAAAACTGTCTTTGCTGTTCTTTCCCTCCCCTGGTATCCAGCTGTGAGGTCTCACTGCCTGTTACAAACATTACTATATGTACCCCCAGAGAGTTCCCTACTCCGGGGTCTTCTGGGGATCAGAGCACTGGCAGCAGCTCTCCACAACTTATATCCACGTTGGGCTGATCTTCTTGGCATTAAGGAATTTAGGTGTGATGCCTTTTCTCCAGGATGCAAGTGGTCTGTTTGGGTAAAATTTCATCAGTCTTCCATTTAGATTGGAAGTAAGAATTAATATGAAGGATTGGCTGTCAGACACTGGAAGCCTCATGCAGTCCTGTTTAAACTTATATTTATTACCTTAAGTTTTAGAGATAACATGCCaccttttccttttcccattaTAGACCCAAAGAATacagcaaagaagagaaaaaaattgtcatgtgTGTATGATTTGATTAAGCCTTTAAGAGGCTAAAAGTCAAGCTTAACTTTTGTATCTAAGCTTAATtgtatcattcctttttttttttttgaggtaaatTTGAATTTTCACATGGGCATAAGACTAGTAGGAAAAAACTTGTACTGAACTAAACTTCTGTCACTCAAAAAAGTCCTAATAATGAGAAACTGTACAAagataagagttttaaaaaactgcGGAATAGCTTAGAAGTCAGAGCCATTTTAGCCTCTGCCTGAAAAAGCAGGCTTCCTAAAATCCTTTTGCTATGCTAATTCCACCCATAGATTAGATTGAAATTAGAGTTTAGGtggttttctttttactatttatcttatttgcttttctgtattttaaaaaataggacagAAAAACCACACTAATAACAGTTTCTGGTTCCCGTACCGTACCTCATTGCTAACGTGCTTAATTTTTAATCCTAGCGTTAAAGATGGAGAATAAAGAGCAAAATATAACATTAAGAATACAATGATACacctattcttatttttattactttttaaagtcaAACCATATGAAGGTATCTTTACCATCATATATGCTCCCTTCTATTTGTCAGAGACCAAAAGCAAGGTGGTTATCCTTTCTtcatccttctcttccctccaggTTTTACGCTTTGGAGAGTAAACTAGAGTGGACATCCCCTAGGTCTTGATAACATGAGCTTCTTAAGACATCTGGGAGCAAAGCTAATGTAGTCACACTTTTGGGTGTAAATGTAGGATTAGGGAGCAGTATCTTGCTTAGTAAGACCCAAAGTCTTAGGACTTAAAAATGGACAAGAGTGTCTTACCTCTCAGTTGTTGAATTTAAAGCAGGGGGAAGATGGACTGAAGACTGGGGATTGGAGGAATCGGGAAGCAATTTTGGGGCAGGTTTAAGGTATTGTTCTTTACAACGAAGTAAAAGATAGGCAACCAGTATAACTGGTTTGCCTGAGTAGCTGCGTTGCTCACTGGAtgcatcctttctttttctttattttctcttcccttctcagcTTGTCATTTTTAGCCATGTTGCTACTTCCTTCCCCCTTGGCGTTCCTCGTAGCTCAAGGGATCAGGATGGGAGAGTAGTCTCAGATGTTCTTGTAACACTTTTCTCTTAGCTTtggttgttgcttttaataagtGTTTACTATTCTAAATCATTGGTTTCCAATGTAGGGCTCGATGCCACTCCTTCTGTATCGCCTGCCACCTCTTGCACGGTGCCTTGCACATAGCAGACCTGCAGGGTTTGTTAAAtagaattaaaggagaaaattccCATCTTCTTTAGAGATTGGTGGAATCTATGCCTTTGGTGTTTGGTTAGGTGCTAGCCTGGTATAATCTACCACTCcctcactgtgtgacctggggcaagtttcttatcctctctgtgcctcaatttcttcatctgaaagtgggataataatagtacctgcctcatgGGGTTGTgatgtggattaaatgagataatgcgcATAAAGCACTTTGGTTTGTGTTGACCTCTAGTAAGCTCTAACAAAATGGTCAAAAATATTGGTTACTACTATTAATTTGTGCTGTGCACTGCATACCCTTAGTTTGTTTAAATTTGGACAACACATCACTTATACCATTAGTAGTGTAAGGGTATTTCTGTGTTTTAGTCATTTGATCTCAGCATAGCAAGGCTGAtttcagtaaaagaaaatgatagtcTTGTTACTCCTGTTAAGTGTGGTGGTTTTAACAGAGTATTTACTGAGTGACCGCCATGTGTCAAAGACACTGTGTAAGGCACTGCGTGTGACACAAAAGGAGCAGCGCAGAATCCCTGCGTCAAAGCTGGGAGCCTGCTGATTGCAGCACGCGGGTGTCATCCTGGAGTATGAAAGTGGGTGTGAGCTGAGGTGTGCAGGAAGAGGCGGGGCAACGGCCCTGGGCCGAGAGGCTGGCTTCCCAGAGGCCATGCTGCAGCCTGACGGAGCCTGACCTGACCGGATCGTGAAGTCTGAGAGGAAGTTACTGGGTTGATGGGGGATGAGAGGAGGGGTTCCAGGAGCAGGAACAACATGTGCAAAGGTCTCCATGGAGAATTAAAGTGTTTTTCCTAGACATAGCTTGTTTTCTCTAAACTAGAGTCCAACAGTGGTTTTAGGTTATGCTCCCTACCTCCACCTCTAccccagttttcttcctttggttttttttcttttagtgaaaACGTTAGGGCCTCTTGATGCCCTAATATAGATATtctttcctttaggtgtaaatgattgcttttgctttttacttCAATGAGTGTTCCCTGCTGAGCCTTAGGGATGCAAGTCTGGACAGACCAGACTCTGTAGGAACATTCCTAAGGAAACATTAGTAACATTAATTTCTTCTCTCCACAGTATGATTTTAGCTTTGATAAATGACTGAAGCTGGAGAAGCCGTAGTTGAAGTCAGCCTACACTACAGTGCACAGTTGAGGAGCCAGAGACGACTTAAATCATCCTTAGAACCATGACCATAGcagtatattttttcctctttgaacaaaaaatatttttgctgtatttttaccatataaagtatttaaaaaacttGAATTGAGTTTTTGTAGCTTTCTGGTTCTCAACTTTAGCCTGAACCCCCAACATGTGAA
This genomic stretch from Kogia breviceps isolate mKogBre1 chromosome 1, mKogBre1 haplotype 1, whole genome shotgun sequence harbors:
- the CNIH4 gene encoding protein cornichon homolog 4 isoform X3, whose translation is MEAVVFVFSLLDCCALIFLSVYFIITLSDLECDYINARSCCSKLNKWVIPELVGHTVVTVLMLISLHWFIFLLNLPVATWNIYRFIMVPSGNMGVFDPTEIHNRGQLKSHMKEAMIKLGFHLLCFFMYLYRTPNIQAFLFFVDPEGVYS
- the CNIH4 gene encoding protein cornichon homolog 4 isoform X1, encoding MPRPGGGDCVAPTSRGKGLSGGREGRGGAGPGTRASLTEGAARRWRRRMEAVVFVFSLLDCCALIFLSVYFIITLSDLECDYINARSCCSKLNKWVIPELVGHTVVTVLMLISLHWFIFLLNLPVATWNIYRFIMVPSGNMGVFDPTEIHNRGQLKSHMKEAMIKLGFHLLCFFMYLYSMILALIND
- the CNIH4 gene encoding protein cornichon homolog 4 isoform X2, translating into MEAVVFVFSLLDCCALIFLSVYFIITLSDLECDYINARSCCSKLNKWVIPELVGHTVVTVLMLISLHWFIFLLNLPVATWNIYRFIMVPSGNMGVFDPTEIHNRGQLKSHMKEAMIKLGFHLLCFFMYLYRTPNIQAFLFFVDPEGVYSW